Proteins encoded within one genomic window of Nordella sp. HKS 07:
- a CDS encoding Xaa-Pro peptidase family protein, translated as MTERYFPISEYERRWRLVHAEMRRRGVETAVVWGRSGGTYDRASDVYYLTNYYGNNSGQGIDNDLQNCRAFSAVILRAGETPELIIEETVPHLNLLATDRIVSTWDPVKTVADRLNARKNTGPVGFLGTDFFSMKHWAQLQAATPGITWQFEDDIVRLARRVKSLRELEAYREGGLIASRACNVLIEGLLSGKSEAEAAGDAAREVVRSGGAIHMIPISHGDKIDSMCRNPLPGYSHDTPKPGDLIRGFIYGPMFQGYYLDPGRTVVAGCKPTPAQRELVESCVKLTEDLLAAMKPGLTVRELVELGDRLKADLNVEDDEMAKKFPLYGHGLGLFWEQPIFSTAMGYGDDKFEEGMVVGIEAFFARPDVGSVGFEQNAIVTANGIELLTTTPMLWW; from the coding sequence ATGACCGAACGCTATTTCCCGATATCCGAATATGAGCGGCGCTGGAGGCTGGTCCATGCCGAAATGCGCCGGCGCGGCGTCGAGACCGCCGTGGTGTGGGGCCGCAGCGGCGGCACCTATGACCGGGCCTCCGATGTCTATTATCTGACCAACTACTACGGCAACAATTCCGGCCAGGGCATCGACAATGACCTGCAGAATTGCCGGGCCTTCTCCGCCGTCATCCTGCGTGCCGGCGAGACGCCGGAACTGATCATCGAGGAGACCGTGCCGCATCTGAACTTGCTGGCGACGGATCGCATCGTCAGCACCTGGGATCCGGTCAAGACCGTCGCTGATCGCCTCAATGCTCGCAAGAACACAGGCCCCGTCGGATTCCTCGGCACCGATTTCTTCTCCATGAAGCATTGGGCGCAGCTCCAGGCGGCGACTCCCGGCATCACGTGGCAGTTCGAGGATGACATCGTCCGCCTTGCCCGCCGGGTGAAGAGCCTCCGCGAGCTCGAGGCCTATCGCGAAGGCGGGTTGATCGCGTCGCGCGCCTGCAATGTGCTGATCGAAGGCCTGCTCTCGGGCAAATCGGAAGCCGAAGCCGCGGGCGACGCCGCGCGCGAAGTGGTGCGCTCGGGCGGCGCCATACACATGATCCCGATCTCGCATGGCGACAAGATCGACAGTATGTGCCGTAATCCCTTGCCGGGTTACAGCCACGACACGCCGAAGCCGGGCGATCTCATCCGCGGCTTCATCTATGGCCCGATGTTTCAGGGCTATTATCTCGATCCTGGACGTACCGTCGTCGCCGGTTGCAAACCTACACCGGCCCAGCGCGAGCTCGTCGAGTCCTGCGTCAAGCTGACGGAGGATCTGCTGGCGGCTATGAAGCCGGGCCTTACAGTACGCGAGCTGGTCGAACTCGGCGACCGGCTCAAGGCCGATCTCAATGTCGAGGACGACGAGATGGCCAAGAAGTTCCCGCTCTATGGCCACGGTCTCGGCCTCTTTTGGGAGCAGCCGATCTTTTCGACCGCGATGGGCTATGGCGACGATAAGTTCGAGGAAGGCATGGTGGTCGGTATCGAGGCCTTCTTCGCCCGGCCGGACGTCGGCAGCGTCGGCTTCGAGCAGAATGCCATCGTCACCGCGAATGGCATCGAGCTCTTGACCACGACGCCGATGTTGTGGTGGTAG
- a CDS encoding DNA polymerase III subunit chi → MTDFLFYHLEQQPLERVLPQLLERTLERGWRAVIETDSDERAESISTMLWTYTEEGFLPHGTARDGHAESQPVWITASAENPNGASVRFFVGGVEPSNYDGLERAVLLFEGADSEAVERARRVWKAARGQGHEVSYWQQDERGRWQNKAKTS, encoded by the coding sequence ATGACCGACTTCCTTTTTTATCATTTGGAGCAACAGCCGCTCGAACGCGTGCTGCCGCAGCTCCTCGAGCGCACCCTCGAGCGCGGCTGGCGGGCCGTCATCGAGACTGATTCGGATGAACGGGCCGAGTCGATCTCGACCATGCTGTGGACTTATACGGAGGAAGGTTTCCTGCCGCACGGCACCGCCCGCGATGGCCATGCCGAGAGCCAGCCTGTGTGGATCACCGCTTCGGCCGAGAATCCGAATGGCGCCTCGGTGCGCTTCTTTGTCGGCGGTGTCGAACCGTCGAACTACGACGGTCTGGAACGCGCGGTGCTTCTGTTCGAGGGCGCCGACTCGGAAGCCGTCGAACGCGCGCGCCGCGTCTGGAAGGCCGCGCGCGGCCAGGGCCATGAAGTCAGCTACTGGCAGCAGGACGAGCGCGGCCGCTGGCAGAACAAGGCCAAGACGTCATAG
- a CDS encoding cyclase family protein has protein sequence MCVPGCMATVARTISRRGLFRAAGTTAAVGAISAFSPFAAQAATMSFSKVVDLTHVLSPEFPTFTGKPQLTLEVLYRFEKDGWNENQWHLIEHTGTHMDAPLHFSTNGPDASSLPAETLVAPLCIVNIAERAAKDPDTQVTADDIKAWEAKNGALPDGAAVAMNSGWDQHVKTDMFRNADKDGVMHFPGFHPDAAALLLERKVVGIVVDTLSLDFGASKDFATHYRWLPAGRWGLECTANIGQLPEKGAAIVVGGPKIAGATGGMTRAFALL, from the coding sequence ATGTGCGTACCAGGTTGCATGGCGACGGTCGCCCGGACCATCTCGCGGCGCGGGCTGTTTCGCGCGGCGGGAACGACCGCCGCGGTAGGCGCAATATCGGCCTTCAGCCCCTTCGCCGCTCAGGCGGCGACGATGAGCTTCTCCAAGGTCGTAGACTTGACACATGTCCTGTCGCCGGAATTTCCCACTTTCACCGGCAAACCGCAGCTCACGCTCGAGGTTCTCTATCGCTTCGAAAAGGACGGCTGGAACGAGAACCAGTGGCATCTGATCGAGCATACCGGAACGCATATGGACGCGCCCTTGCATTTCTCGACCAATGGTCCCGATGCCTCGTCGCTGCCAGCCGAGACACTGGTGGCGCCGCTCTGCATCGTGAACATCGCCGAGCGGGCGGCCAAGGATCCCGACACCCAGGTCACCGCCGATGACATCAAAGCGTGGGAGGCCAAGAATGGCGCATTGCCGGACGGCGCCGCTGTCGCGATGAATTCCGGCTGGGACCAGCATGTGAAGACCGACATGTTCCGCAATGCCGACAAGGACGGCGTCATGCATTTCCCGGGATTCCATCCGGACGCGGCGGCGTTGCTGCTCGAGCGCAAGGTGGTCGGTATCGTCGTCGACACGCTTTCCCTCGATTTTGGCGCCTCGAAGGACTTCGCCACCCACTATCGCTGGCTGCCGGCAGGGCGCTGGGGGCTTGAATGCACCGCCAATATTGGTCAGTTGCCGGAGAAGGGGGCTGCCATCGTGGTGGGCGGCCCGAAGATCGCCGGCGCGACGGGCGGCATGACCCGGGCCTTCGCGCTGCTGTAA
- a CDS encoding LPS-assembly protein LptD, whose protein sequence is MARFGHLPGGVCFAALFAASLCFGTVLVSPLAPAHAATGDVRDNKIKTPPKGARVNVVANKITYDAQTKTAVAIGKVILTYGDYELVATRVTYDQRNDKMTAVGEVRLTEPGGNILEADRASLMNKFKDGFAEHLRLLLTNDVIITADYAVRQDGYLTVYTNVVYNACNNCRTSSGEPLWQLRSRQVTHDEKEGVIYHKDATFEFAGADIITLPYFSHADPTVKRRTGFLSPRFSYASVYGAGVEVPYFWNLAPNYDFTFSPVITSEQGPLLKGEWRHRLANGSYNVDVAGIYQLSMGSDAAGNSRFRGAARTDGEFDLNDNWTWGWDGTLVSDKNFMDKYKIDSRDETIDRLYITGINDRNYFSAQALHFQTLDSDDNQDIFPTALPYIEHSYTFDQPVLGGEFGYDWNLYSISRTDVVFANDPDLPLTNVNLGTDQTRAVANLRWQKQIINSMGQVITPFGNLRGDVYVTENLPDDDDLTQENDTTTRFQPTAGLDMRWPFLTNTEGGQHILTPVTQVIASTDEEDIDKKGNEDAINVNFDATNLFLHDRFSGLDRYEGGTRINTGLLYTFLSENGGFLRASLGESFHVAGKNSFDVQSGLGETSSDLVAALALQPWDSLRFSYQIRMEEDFSAIKTQEAGLSLNFDRFSGSFYYADVDADPDAGRPNNEEQVWGGAGWNFSGGWSLYGGARYDLKESKLIRDTVGVGFNCECFNFRVFYEEDRANEDQGVDRSVQFAIDLKSLGNNIGSVPSQ, encoded by the coding sequence TTGGCGCGCTTCGGGCATTTGCCCGGAGGCGTATGCTTTGCTGCACTTTTCGCGGCTAGCCTTTGCTTCGGGACGGTCCTCGTTTCGCCGCTTGCGCCTGCTCATGCCGCCACCGGCGATGTCCGAGACAACAAGATCAAGACGCCGCCAAAGGGTGCCCGCGTCAATGTCGTGGCCAATAAGATCACATATGACGCGCAGACCAAGACCGCGGTCGCTATCGGCAAGGTCATCCTGACCTATGGAGACTACGAACTCGTCGCCACGCGCGTGACCTACGATCAACGCAACGACAAGATGACGGCCGTCGGCGAAGTCAGACTGACGGAGCCGGGTGGCAACATCCTCGAGGCGGATCGCGCCTCGCTGATGAACAAGTTCAAGGACGGCTTCGCCGAGCATCTGCGCCTGCTGTTGACCAACGACGTGATCATCACCGCCGACTATGCCGTGCGCCAGGACGGCTATCTGACCGTCTATACCAATGTCGTCTACAATGCCTGCAACAACTGCCGGACATCGAGCGGCGAGCCGCTCTGGCAACTCAGATCGCGCCAAGTGACGCATGACGAAAAGGAAGGCGTCATCTATCACAAGGACGCCACCTTCGAGTTCGCCGGCGCCGATATCATCACCCTGCCCTATTTCTCGCATGCCGATCCGACGGTGAAACGCCGGACCGGCTTCCTCTCGCCGCGCTTCAGCTATGCCAGCGTCTATGGCGCGGGCGTCGAAGTTCCTTATTTCTGGAATCTGGCTCCCAATTACGACTTCACCTTCTCGCCGGTGATCACGTCCGAGCAGGGCCCGCTGCTCAAGGGGGAATGGCGTCACCGTCTGGCCAATGGCAGTTACAATGTCGATGTCGCCGGCATCTATCAGCTCAGCATGGGAAGCGACGCTGCGGGAAATTCACGCTTCCGCGGCGCGGCGCGCACCGATGGCGAATTCGATCTCAACGACAACTGGACCTGGGGTTGGGACGGAACGCTGGTCAGCGACAAGAATTTCATGGACAAGTACAAGATCGACAGCCGCGACGAGACTATCGACCGGCTGTACATCACGGGCATCAACGATCGTAATTACTTCTCGGCCCAGGCGCTGCATTTCCAGACGCTCGATAGCGACGACAACCAGGACATCTTCCCGACGGCGCTGCCCTATATCGAGCACAGCTATACATTCGACCAGCCTGTGCTCGGGGGCGAATTTGGCTATGACTGGAACCTCTACAGCATCAGCCGCACTGATGTGGTCTTCGCCAACGATCCCGACCTGCCGCTGACTAACGTGAATCTCGGCACCGACCAGACCCGCGCCGTCGCCAATCTGCGCTGGCAGAAGCAGATCATCAACAGCATGGGCCAGGTCATCACGCCTTTCGGCAATCTGCGCGGCGACGTCTACGTCACCGAGAACCTGCCCGATGACGACGATCTGACGCAAGAGAACGACACGACGACCCGCTTCCAGCCGACCGCCGGGCTCGACATGCGCTGGCCTTTCCTGACCAACACGGAGGGCGGCCAGCATATCCTGACCCCGGTGACCCAGGTCATCGCGTCGACCGACGAGGAAGATATCGACAAGAAGGGCAATGAAGACGCGATCAACGTAAATTTCGACGCCACCAACCTCTTCTTGCATGACCGCTTCAGTGGTCTCGACCGCTACGAGGGTGGCACACGCATCAATACCGGCCTGCTCTACACGTTCCTGTCCGAAAATGGCGGATTTCTGAGGGCCAGTCTCGGCGAATCCTTCCATGTCGCCGGCAAGAACAGTTTCGATGTCCAAAGCGGACTCGGAGAGACCAGTTCCGACCTCGTCGCCGCTCTTGCGCTCCAGCCCTGGGACAGCCTGCGCTTCTCCTACCAGATCCGCATGGAGGAGGATTTCTCGGCCATCAAAACCCAGGAAGCCGGGCTAAGCCTCAATTTCGACAGGTTTTCCGGGTCATTCTACTATGCGGACGTTGACGCTGACCCGGATGCGGGGCGGCCGAATAACGAAGAGCAGGTCTGGGGCGGCGCTGGCTGGAACTTCTCCGGCGGGTGGAGTCTTTATGGCGGGGCCCGGTACGACCTCAAGGAAAGCAAGCTGATCCGGGACACCGTCGGTGTCGGCTTTAATTGTGAGTGCTTTAATTTCCGCGTCTTCTACGAGGAAGATCGCGCCAATGAGGATCAAGGGGTTGACCGTTCAGTTCAGTTCGCGATCGACCTCAAGTCGCTCGGCAACAACATCGGCTCGGTGCCGAGTCAGTAG
- a CDS encoding IclR family transcriptional regulator C-terminal domain-containing protein codes for MPSFEPVNAVVRALDILRLINEFGPISVVDLQKRSGMPKATALRMVETLIAVGYVSRSAGALYAPTGKCLLLSSGFDIKAGYVKAAEPVLAKLRDTVGWPSDFAIYDNDAMLIVLTSSELGVLSLSGQGVARAPLLRSGLGRAYLAHLPDDECESLIDRFLPADPRAGTRRQLERMLAEARERGYAVSDEDYLDTLYPVGMHAIAVPVMGRSGPIAALNVLFLRKALPLEKGVKTLLSPLRAAAHEIGESIESDKT; via the coding sequence ATGCCGTCCTTCGAACCCGTCAATGCCGTTGTCCGCGCCCTCGACATATTGCGGCTGATCAATGAATTCGGGCCGATCTCGGTTGTCGATCTGCAGAAACGCAGCGGCATGCCGAAGGCGACCGCGCTGCGCATGGTCGAGACGTTGATCGCGGTCGGTTATGTGAGCCGCTCCGCCGGCGCTCTTTATGCACCGACCGGCAAGTGTCTGCTGCTGAGCAGCGGTTTCGATATCAAGGCCGGCTATGTCAAGGCCGCCGAACCGGTGCTCGCCAAGCTGCGCGATACGGTCGGCTGGCCGTCCGATTTCGCCATCTACGACAATGACGCCATGCTGATCGTCCTGACGAGCAGCGAACTCGGCGTTCTGTCGCTTTCGGGCCAGGGCGTCGCGCGCGCGCCGCTTCTGCGCAGCGGGCTCGGGCGCGCTTATCTCGCTCATCTGCCGGACGACGAATGCGAGAGTTTGATCGACCGCTTCCTGCCGGCCGACCCGCGCGCGGGAACGCGCCGGCAGCTCGAGAGAATGCTCGCCGAGGCCAGGGAGCGCGGCTACGCGGTCTCCGATGAGGACTATCTCGACACGCTCTATCCGGTCGGGATGCATGCCATTGCCGTGCCGGTCATGGGACGCAGTGGGCCGATCGCCGCCTTGAATGTGCTTTTCCTGCGCAAGGCGCTGCCGCTCGAAAAGGGGGTGAAGACGCTCTTGTCTCCTCTGCGCGCAGCGGCGCATGAGATCGGCGAAAGTATCGAGAGTGACAAAACATAG
- a CDS encoding ABC-F family ATP-binding cassette domain-containing protein: MLHVNGLTYRIAGRLLLEDASVAIPEGHKVGLIGRNGVGKSTLLHLILGDLQSEAGTVSLPRNARIGTVAQEAPGGEESLIDTVLAADVERASLLTESETAHDPHRIAEIQLRLADIDAHSAPSRAATILSGLGFSEETQNGPCSALSGGWRMRVALASALFASPDVLLLDEPTNYLDLEGTIWLKSFIRSNPHTILMVSHDRDLLNDAVGAILHLERGKLTLYQGNYDSFERQRREQQALTLKLKKKQEDQRKHMEAFVERFRYKASKARQAQSRLKALAKLEPIADVVEDRVAPFHFPDPPKPLAPPLVRWDHAAVGYAEGKPILRNITLRLDPDDRIALLGANGNGKSTFAKLLCGKLKTMSGEMKHPPRLTVGYFAQHQLDELSPERTPYDYFTDLLPEHTQAQRRARLGSYGFGATLADSKCKTLSGGEKARLLFALASFHAPHILVLDEPTNHLDVDSREALIHAINEYQGAVILISHDRHIIETCVDRLWLVAHGSVKPFDGDMDDYTDFILGRSAAPKREAAPLAPPPVKSTAPQPIKVNPAAVKKKIQDITVKMSKLQEKIDVLDRALHDNQLYIADPKKASSFATLRAKLSRDLEEQETAWLEAQETLEQTA; the protein is encoded by the coding sequence ATGTTGCATGTGAACGGACTCACCTACCGCATTGCCGGGCGGCTTCTTCTCGAAGACGCCTCCGTCGCCATTCCCGAAGGCCACAAGGTCGGCCTCATCGGACGCAATGGCGTGGGCAAATCGACCCTGCTCCACCTGATCCTCGGCGACCTGCAGTCGGAAGCCGGAACCGTCAGCCTGCCGCGCAATGCCAGGATCGGCACCGTGGCGCAGGAAGCGCCGGGCGGCGAGGAATCGCTGATCGACACGGTGCTCGCCGCCGATGTCGAACGTGCGAGTCTGCTCACGGAGTCCGAGACCGCGCATGACCCGCACCGGATCGCCGAAATCCAGCTTCGCCTCGCCGATATCGATGCCCATTCCGCCCCGTCGCGCGCCGCGACGATCCTGTCCGGCCTCGGCTTCTCGGAAGAAACTCAGAACGGCCCCTGCTCGGCGCTCTCGGGCGGCTGGCGCATGCGCGTGGCGCTTGCTTCTGCCCTCTTCGCCTCGCCCGACGTGCTGCTGCTCGACGAGCCGACCAACTATCTCGACCTCGAAGGCACGATCTGGCTCAAGAGCTTCATCCGGTCCAATCCGCATACGATCCTGATGGTCAGCCATGATCGCGATCTCCTGAATGACGCGGTCGGCGCCATCCTGCATCTCGAGCGCGGCAAGCTTACCCTCTATCAGGGTAATTACGACTCCTTCGAGCGGCAAAGGCGCGAGCAGCAAGCGCTCACCCTCAAGCTCAAGAAGAAGCAGGAAGACCAGCGCAAGCATATGGAAGCCTTCGTCGAGCGCTTCCGCTACAAGGCCTCGAAGGCCCGCCAGGCGCAAAGCCGCCTGAAGGCGCTGGCCAAGCTCGAGCCGATCGCCGATGTGGTCGAAGACCGCGTGGCGCCCTTCCATTTTCCCGATCCGCCGAAGCCCCTGGCGCCGCCTTTGGTGCGCTGGGACCATGCCGCCGTCGGCTATGCGGAAGGCAAGCCGATCCTGCGCAACATCACGCTGAGGCTCGATCCCGACGACCGTATCGCGCTTCTGGGCGCGAACGGCAACGGCAAGTCGACCTTCGCCAAGCTTTTGTGCGGCAAGCTCAAGACCATGAGCGGCGAGATGAAGCATCCGCCGCGCCTGACGGTCGGCTATTTCGCCCAGCATCAGCTCGACGAATTGTCGCCCGAGCGCACGCCTTACGACTATTTCACCGACCTCCTGCCGGAGCACACCCAGGCGCAGAGACGGGCGCGTCTAGGTTCCTACGGCTTCGGCGCGACGCTGGCCGATTCCAAATGCAAGACCTTGTCGGGCGGCGAGAAGGCCCGCCTCCTCTTCGCCCTCGCCTCGTTCCATGCGCCGCACATATTGGTGCTCGACGAGCCGACCAACCATCTCGACGTCGATTCCCGCGAGGCGCTCATCCACGCCATCAACGAATATCAGGGCGCCGTCATCCTCATCAGCCATGACCGGCACATCATCGAGACCTGCGTCGACCGCCTGTGGCTCGTCGCCCATGGCTCGGTGAAGCCTTTCGACGGCGATATGGACGACTATACGGATTTCATCCTGGGCCGCTCAGCGGCGCCGAAGCGGGAGGCTGCCCCGCTTGCGCCTCCGCCGGTCAAGTCGACAGCGCCTCAGCCGATCAAGGTCAATCCGGCCGCGGTTAAGAAAAAGATTCAAGACATCACGGTCAAGATGTCCAAATTGCAGGAGAAAATCGACGTCCTCGACCGCGCGCTGCATGACAACCAGCTCTATATCGCCGATCCCAAGAAGGCCTCCAGCTTCGCCACCTTGCGCGCCAAGCTCAGCCGCGACCTGGAAGAGCAGGAAACCGCCTGGCTTGAGGCGCAGGAAACTCTCGAACAGACGGCGTAG
- a CDS encoding leucyl aminopeptidase, whose protein sequence is MHVTFAAPGQPKAGVLVVLCPEGGKLFGIAAEADKRSGGHLSRAVKAISFEAKREQILDLVAPEKLPLQRIILVGLGDPAKLVAREAELLGGVIAGYLQAGKVESASIAADVATSGLDAAEFAALLASGAALRTYSFDRYKSKKPANGKALSSLTVLTGQAAKAKKAFADYEAIAQGVHFARDLVNEPANKLNPVEFAARVKVNAKAGLAVEILTPAQMKKLGMGALLGVAQGSVNEPRLVVMRWQGGKKGDKPLAFIGKGVTFDTGGISIKPAAGMEDMKGDMGGAACVAGLMLALARRKAKVNAVGVIGLVENMPDGNAQRPGDIVTSMSGKTIAVLNTDAEGRLVLADALWYTQDRFKPKFMINLATLTGAIMVALGKEHAGLFSNNDELATRLYDQGLATGEKVWRMPLAPEYDKMLDFEVADMKNIGGRNAGAITAAQFLQRFVNNVPWVHLDVAGTAMDSNKSPINQSWGSGWGVRLLNRLVAEHYEG, encoded by the coding sequence ATGCATGTGACATTCGCTGCGCCCGGGCAGCCAAAAGCCGGCGTTTTGGTTGTTCTTTGTCCCGAGGGCGGAAAGCTCTTCGGCATCGCCGCGGAGGCCGACAAGCGTAGCGGCGGTCATCTTTCCCGGGCGGTGAAGGCGATCAGCTTCGAGGCCAAGCGCGAGCAGATTCTCGATCTCGTGGCACCGGAAAAGCTCCCCTTGCAGCGAATCATCCTGGTAGGCCTTGGCGATCCGGCCAAGCTCGTGGCCCGCGAGGCCGAGCTCCTGGGCGGCGTCATCGCCGGATATCTGCAGGCCGGCAAGGTCGAATCGGCGTCCATTGCCGCCGACGTCGCCACGTCTGGCCTCGATGCGGCGGAGTTCGCCGCTCTTCTGGCTTCGGGCGCAGCCCTCAGGACCTACAGCTTCGACCGCTACAAGTCCAAGAAGCCTGCCAACGGCAAGGCATTGTCTTCCCTGACAGTGCTTACCGGCCAGGCGGCCAAGGCCAAGAAAGCCTTCGCCGACTATGAGGCGATCGCCCAGGGCGTCCATTTCGCCCGCGATCTCGTCAACGAGCCCGCCAACAAGCTCAATCCGGTCGAGTTCGCGGCGCGTGTGAAAGTCAATGCCAAGGCCGGCCTCGCGGTCGAGATTCTCACCCCGGCGCAGATGAAGAAGCTCGGCATGGGCGCGCTTCTGGGCGTCGCCCAGGGCTCGGTGAACGAGCCGCGCCTCGTCGTCATGCGCTGGCAGGGTGGCAAGAAGGGCGACAAGCCCCTGGCTTTCATCGGCAAGGGCGTCACTTTCGATACGGGTGGCATCTCGATCAAGCCGGCCGCTGGCATGGAAGACATGAAGGGCGACATGGGTGGTGCGGCTTGCGTCGCCGGTCTCATGCTTGCCCTCGCGCGGCGCAAGGCCAAGGTGAATGCGGTTGGCGTCATCGGCCTCGTCGAAAACATGCCGGACGGCAATGCCCAGCGCCCCGGCGACATTGTCACATCGATGTCGGGCAAGACGATCGCGGTGCTCAATACCGATGCGGAGGGTCGTCTCGTTCTTGCCGATGCCCTTTGGTACACGCAGGATCGCTTCAAGCCGAAATTCATGATCAATCTCGCGACGCTCACCGGTGCGATCATGGTAGCGCTCGGCAAGGAGCATGCCGGCCTCTTCTCCAACAATGACGAACTCGCCACGCGTCTTTACGATCAGGGACTGGCGACGGGCGAAAAAGTGTGGCGCATGCCGCTGGCGCCCGAATATGACAAGATGCTCGACTTCGAAGTCGCCGATATGAAGAATATCGGTGGCCGCAATGCCGGCGCCATCACCGCCGCGCAGTTTCTGCAGCGCTTTGTCAACAACGTCCCCTGGGTGCATCTCGACGTCGCCGGCACGGCGATGGATTCGAACAAATCGCCGATCAACCAGAGCTGGGGCTCGGGCTGGGGTGTGCGTCTGCTCAACCGCCTGGTCGCCGAGCATTACGAGGGCTGA